The sequence GGTTTTTAGAGTGCCTATGAGGAATTGAAACCACAAACAGCTTGGTATTCCTGAAGATGAGAAGATACCAAGGTTTTTAGAGTGCCTATGAGGAATTGAAACTAAATACCTGAAAGGCTTATTTGAAGAATATAGGAAAGTTTTTAGAGTGCCTATGAGGAATTGAAACTCCTGCCTCTTTTGTGCATCAACAGGGACAGGTATTGTTTTTAGAGTGCCTATGAGGAATTGAAACACTTCATCTGCTTCTACTTTGAATGTTTCTCCGTTTGAGTTTTTAGAGTGCCTATGAGGAATTGAAACAAAAACACCCAGAATACAGAACAAGCGAGGGCTCAAGTTTTTAGAGTGCCTATGAGGAATTGAAACTAAAGAATTTTAATATTTATTTAAATATGTTCCGTCCCGAAAAGGAGCAATCTATAAAATTAACAGATTTACTCAGGAGATACATATTATATATGGAACTACAGAAAGAAAAGTAAATAGGGAGTAAAATAATAAAGGAAGACTTAAAGAAAGCATAGTATAATCAAGCACGAGAGAAAACACAAATTTTCCTAAACCCTCTTTGGTGGATAGAATAACCCGATAATAATAAAAGATCTCGTATGGTGAACATTACCAACCACAAAATATAGATCTCTTTCTCTCATAAAGTCTATTAATCTTTCTCTCATTTTATTTTTCCAGTTTTTATCTCCTTTCCATATGTGGTTTAAATATAACATGTTAACTTCCCAATCTGTTACTGAAAGTGTATGTATTTTGTTATCAGAGACAAATTTGTATTTAAATCTGTAAGGTATTTTTTGCAGGGGTTTTCGTTCATTTACGAATAAATTGCATTGTTTTAATGTTTTCAGTTCCTTTTTAGACCAGTTTTTTCTTTCGTCTGCTTCTATAATTAGATCTATAATCTTGTCAGGTTTTATGATTCCTAATGTTTTTCCTCCACTTTGATAATCTTGATATATTTTACTTAAGCTGTCAGATACAAAAGGTAGAATAATCTCCTTTCTTTTTTGCCACATTTCTTTTTTTCTCTTTTTTGTACCTTGATTCACATTGTATTTCTCAAGGATTTTCAAATCAAAATCTCTACGAATTTCGTAACTATCTTTTCTTACATCTTTGCTGGGAGGTCTTTTCCTGAAATTACTTTTAATCCAAGAGTGTTTGGGAAATTGTGCCTCTGAATTAAGATATCTATATGGAACTGGATAGACACGGACTAATTCTCTTTTTCCCGTCGGCAGTTCCAATATTCCAGCTGTGCATGTCGTTTCCAAATAAGATTGACTCAATGTTGGATATGTTTTGACAAAACAATAATATTTCATTTCTTGGTAGTCTTTTTCGTAAGTCTTCAAAAGCATCTATCATCCCCCTCCTGTAAAGCTCAAACGCCAGCACTGTTCTATGGCAATCAAGAGGATCCTTTTCATAACACATTAAACAAATATTGTTATTTTTTATCAATTTTGCTATAGAAGTTAAATCTTTTGTTTTAATGTGCTGCATATATTTATACAGCATTTCTTGAGTATCCTTATTTTCTTTGAAATTATCTCTTATAAATTTAGGATTACCTAACATTTTTAGGTGAATATAAGATATTCCATTTTCCTTTAGTATTTCAGATAGATATTTTTTTATAAAATCTTTTCTCATGCTAAAAGGATTTTCCCTGACATCAACCAAAACATTTATATTGTTTTCTTTGAGTAAATATATAAAATCTTCTGTCTTTATTTTTTCATACCCTACGGTAAAAATTTTCCTCATCGCTCTTTTCTCCATGTTTGATAATTAGTTTAAATTGTCACATGCATTAAGTGAAGCCACTATATGTAGTAGAAAACCCTCCAAGAGAACCACTACATATAGCGCTATCCTTCAAATCCTTTGTTTTTAAAAGTAGTTCTGATAAAATCTCTGTAAGGAAAACAAAAAGAGGGAGAGATGTAGTAATTATTAATATGGTACCCAAGAAGGTAATCTTTGCCTCATCTAACAGAAAGAGCTCGGTAGAATTAAACTTCACAAATTCACCCTTTTATATTGATCAGAGGTTTGACAACATCAACTACTTTTACAACAACTCCTTCTTGAGCCTGTATTACTTTGTTTATATCCTTATAGGCAAAAGGAGCCTCGTCAATAGTTTTTTCACTTACCTTTGCCACTATGTCCGCCATCTCCATAACTTTTTTGAACTCTTTAAGATCAATAACCTCTTTTGCCTTTCTTCTTGATAAAACCCTGCCTGCTCCGTGAGATGCAGATGAGAGAAACTCCTTATTTCCCAGTCCTACTGTTACATAAACACCATCTCTCATATTGGCAGGAATAATACCGTACTGACCTTTTTCTGCAGGTGTTGCCCCTTTTCTGTGGAGAACACCTTCCTCTGTCAATACAGCATGGTTGTGGTTTTCATTTATCAATTTTTTGTTTAAAAGCTTTTTGATCTCTTTATCTGTAAATCCTAAAATCTTAAGTATCCTTTTCATCATTGTAAGTCTATTTTCAAGAGCATACTCAAGGGCAAAATTCATATCCTCCAGATAAGCCTTTCCTATATCTGTATCAAGAGGTAAAAATCTCCCTTTTTTCATATAGAAAGAAGCTATTGAGTGTCCTATATTCCTTGATCCTGAATGAATAGTGATGCATAACTTTCCTTCAAGATTTTTCCCTATCTCAATAAAATGGTTTCCACTTCCCAGAGTTCCCAGCGACAAAAAGAGCTTGTCATTTACCTTCTTTTCAAGATTTTTATCCCCTGAAGCAGAACGGAAAGGAACATAATCAAGAGGTTCTTTCCTGATATTTTTTCCTACAGGTATATCCCTATATATCTCCTGTGCTACTTTTTCCCTATCTTTTTTTGATCTGAGGATCTCGTCAGCATCAATTTCTGTATTCACAAAACACATTCCACAACCTATGTCGTAGCCAACAAATGAGGGAGATATATAATCTTCAACAAGAGCAACACCACCTATACAAAGGTCATAACCTGTATGGACATCAGGCATAATGGCAAGCTTTTTCACTATGTCTAAAGAGGCAACATCATATATTTGCTTAAGTGCCTCAGGCTCAATCTCAGTAAGATCTATAAGACTTTTTATCTTCTCCATTTTAGATATGCTCAAACCCTTTTTCTTTTATTTTTATAGTTTTTTTGTTCTCTATAAGGAATATCCCTTCTCCTTTTTCAACTTTTCCAATAACAAAACAGTCATTAAAATGCTCTAAATTCTCTTTACTAACTGTAAAAGCAAGCTGATAGTCCTCACCACCATACAATATATACTCATAAGGATCTTTTTCATACTTTTTACAGTATGCAGTAAGATCAGAATGGACAGGAAGAGAACTTTTATCAATCACAATTTTGACTTTGCTTGATTTTTGCAGATGCCCCAGATCACCTGCAAGACCGTCACTTATATCTATACAGCTGTTTGCAAATTTTTGTATTTTTTCAGAAAGATCAATCCTTGCCACAGGTTTTGTGAAAGCCTTTATCAATCTTTTTTCAAACTCCTCATATCTGCTCTTTTTCATCATTAAAAGCTCAAGACCTGCCCTTGAAAGACCTGTAAATCCTGATAAAAGTAAAAAATCTCCCTCTATTGCTCCTGATCTGCTGACAAATCTTTCTGTTTTTCCTACAAGAAAAAGATCAAGAAGAACCTGATCTGATGAGGTTGTATTTCCTCCTATTATGTCAGCTTTGTAAAAATCAAGGGCTTCATTTATTCCTCTGTATATTTTTTCTACATAATCAAAATTTGTATCAGGAGGAAATCCTACAGATATAAAACCCCATTTAGGCAGTCCTCCACAGGCAACAACATCGCTAACATTTATAGAAACAAGTTTCCACCCAAGATCCTCAGGAAACATTCTGTCTTTTATAAAATGTTTTCCTTCAAGCTGGATATCCCCTGTAAAAAGATAAAGCTGATTTTCAATCTCAACAGCTGAACAGTCATCTCCAAAACCAATAACAACAGAATTGTTTTTTATACTCAGCACTGAAACCAGCCTATCAATTAGTCCAAACTCTCCAAGATCCTTTATTTTCAAAAAACAACCCCCAGATTTTATAAAACTAATTATATGCTAAAATTATATGAGCCTATATCAAAAATGGAGGTTTCAATGGGAGTTAAGATCGGGATTAACCAGATAAAAAAGGATATGTTTATCGTTCATGATGGTGAGCCTTACAGGGTTCTTGATTACGACCATGTAAAACCGGGAAAGGGTCAGGCTTTTGTAAGGGTTAAAGCAAAAAATATGAAAACCGGAAATGTTATTGAGATAACATACAAATCTTCAGACTCAATAGAACTTGCAGACTTTGAGCAGAGACAGATGTCTTACTCATATTCTGACGGAGATTCTTACTGGTTTATTGATATGAATACAGGGGATATGATAGCTGTTCCGTCCTCTGTGATGGGAGATGAGGCAAAGTTTCTGAAAGAAGGAATGGAAGTTTTCATATACCTTGATAAAGGACAGCCGATAGGAGTAGAACTTCCAAAATCTGCCGTTTATGAGGTTGTTGAGACAGAGCCCGGATTTAAAGGAGATACAGCAACATCAACCCTAAAACCTGCAAAGATAGATACAGGAGCAACCATTCAGGTTCCTTTATTTATAAATGAGGGGGACAAAATAAAAATAGACACAAGGACTGGTAAATATATAGAAAGAGTTAATGAGTGAAGGGGTTAGTTATGGATAAAGAGCTTATCTTTGAGA comes from Persephonella sp. and encodes:
- a CDS encoding DUF488 domain-containing protein, whose translation is MRKIFTVGYEKIKTEDFIYLLKENNINVLVDVRENPFSMRKDFIKKYLSEILKENGISYIHLKMLGNPKFIRDNFKENKDTQEMLYKYMQHIKTKDLTSIAKLIKNNNICLMCYEKDPLDCHRTVLAFELYRRGMIDAFEDLRKRLPRNEILLFCQNISNIESILFGNDMHSWNIGTADGKKRISPCLSSSI
- a CDS encoding RtcB family protein yields the protein MEKIKSLIDLTEIEPEALKQIYDVASLDIVKKLAIMPDVHTGYDLCIGGVALVEDYISPSFVGYDIGCGMCFVNTEIDADEILRSKKDREKVAQEIYRDIPVGKNIRKEPLDYVPFRSASGDKNLEKKVNDKLFLSLGTLGSGNHFIEIGKNLEGKLCITIHSGSRNIGHSIASFYMKKGRFLPLDTDIGKAYLEDMNFALEYALENRLTMMKRILKILGFTDKEIKKLLNKKLINENHNHAVLTEEGVLHRKGATPAEKGQYGIIPANMRDGVYVTVGLGNKEFLSSASHGAGRVLSRRKAKEVIDLKEFKKVMEMADIVAKVSEKTIDEAPFAYKDINKVIQAQEGVVVKVVDVVKPLINIKG
- the thiL gene encoding thiamine-phosphate kinase, whose amino-acid sequence is MKIKDLGEFGLIDRLVSVLSIKNNSVVIGFGDDCSAVEIENQLYLFTGDIQLEGKHFIKDRMFPEDLGWKLVSINVSDVVACGGLPKWGFISVGFPPDTNFDYVEKIYRGINEALDFYKADIIGGNTTSSDQVLLDLFLVGKTERFVSRSGAIEGDFLLLSGFTGLSRAGLELLMMKKSRYEEFEKRLIKAFTKPVARIDLSEKIQKFANSCIDISDGLAGDLGHLQKSSKVKIVIDKSSLPVHSDLTAYCKKYEKDPYEYILYGGEDYQLAFTVSKENLEHFNDCFVIGKVEKGEGIFLIENKKTIKIKEKGFEHI
- the efp gene encoding elongation factor P, with amino-acid sequence MGVKIGINQIKKDMFIVHDGEPYRVLDYDHVKPGKGQAFVRVKAKNMKTGNVIEITYKSSDSIELADFEQRQMSYSYSDGDSYWFIDMNTGDMIAVPSSVMGDEAKFLKEGMEVFIYLDKGQPIGVELPKSAVYEVVETEPGFKGDTATSTLKPAKIDTGATIQVPLFINEGDKIKIDTRTGKYIERVNE